The following nucleotide sequence is from Bacteroidales bacterium.
AACTGTAATTACATAATTCTATGAAAATCAGAATTGATAAAAATACCCTTATAAGGTAAAAATAAATCTGGATAGGGAGATATTGATTGAAAAAAGAAAAAGAAAGAAAATACTAGTAGTATAAAAATTATAGCAACTTTATTTTCTTTTCTTTTAAATATTAATATTTGTGAGGAAATAAGCAAGGGTTCCATTATATTAAAAAATAAGCTACCTCTACTTATCATTACTAAAAGTGAATTTGCAAATATAAAATAAATCAATATTCCAAGGGTATACCCATTGAACATTATATTGTAGTATGGTAATTTCTCACTTAATGTTTTTCGATTGTAAGAAAATATTGAAAATAAAATTAATCTTTTTATTAAGCCAATGATCGTAGGTTTTCCTCCAGAAAAAGTATCTTTAGCATTATCTAAATAGAATGATGTTTTTGCACTTACCAAATCTCCCATGAAATGACCAAGATATGAAAATGCTTGAGTGGAAATTTGCGTATTCCCAATTATATATATGATAATCGAAATTCCCAGAAAAGAAATTAGCATAGATGGTTTAATCTTAAAGTTTATAAAGTAATAAGTGATAAAAAGAAAAGAACTTAGGTGAAAACTTGCAGCTAAAAAAATAAACAGAAAAAAATAAATTGTTTTTTTTTCTATTACGTATCTTAATGCATAAATGCATATAGCTAATGCTATTAACTGTCTATTGGAACCCATCACTCCCATTGATAATGTATAGAACAACATTAACGACAAGTACAAGTAAGGAGAATAGCGCTGGAAACTTTTAAATATTAGATAGTAATAAATTATAGCGTGTATTAAAAGGAAGTATGAATAATCTGAAAATATTAACGTTGCTAACCATACAAATAAGTTATATCCGTATTCAACCTCAGTATGTAGAAGAGAATTTGGAGTAGCATTATTAATCGATTCGAAATGGCGTAAATATGTAGACCAATCGGTTCCCGTTTCCCAACGTAAGCCTACCTGTATAACTAGAAGAAGATAAACTATAATAGACATCCATCTTCTGGTATTAAATGCTAAAGTATAGTTAACATCTATTATAGAAAAAATAAATAATAAAAGTATAGTAGAAATATAAAGCGTCATGAAATACTATTAAAATATAAATTTCTTAATTTGGCCAAAACGATG
It contains:
- a CDS encoding EpsG family protein is translated as MTLYISTILLLFIFSIIDVNYTLAFNTRRWMSIIVYLLLVIQVGLRWETGTDWSTYLRHFESINNATPNSLLHTEVEYGYNLFVWLATLIFSDYSYFLLIHAIIYYYLIFKSFQRYSPYLYLSLMLFYTLSMGVMGSNRQLIALAICIYALRYVIEKKTIYFFLFIFLAASFHLSSFLFITYYFINFKIKPSMLISFLGISIIIYIIGNTQISTQAFSYLGHFMGDLVSAKTSFYLDNAKDTFSGGKPTIIGLIKRLILFSIFSYNRKTLSEKLPYYNIMFNGYTLGILIYFIFANSLLVMISRGSLFFNIMEPLLISSQILIFKRKENKVAIIFILLVFSFFFFFQSISPYPDLFLPYKGIFINSDFHRIM